One window of the Buchnera aphidicola (Shivaphis celti) genome contains the following:
- a CDS encoding argininosuccinate synthase produces the protein MNNVKINKTVVLAYSGGLDTSVIIPWIKENYSFDVIAFVANIGQSACDLDGIAEKAMHSGAKDCYIVDLQEKFIKDYIFPVLSTGALYEGQYLLGTAMARPVIAKEQVKLALQTNSIAVCHGATGKGNDQVRFEMAYAALAPELQVLSPWREWKFSSREELLIYLKERNISTTATKEKIYSRDENIWHISTEGGILEDPWNITDQNCWAWTTDPVHAINQPENITIEFKNGYPISLNEEKMNLVQLLNNLNSYGSKHGIGRVDIIENRLIGIKSRGCYETPGGTILVTAMRAIEQLVLDRNSLHWRELLGLKMANIVYDGLWFTPIRKSVQCAASTFFNMLSGKVVLQLYKGNVTVLRKFSENSLYSQEFATFGEDTVYNHHDAQGFINLFSLSSKIQSRKK, from the coding sequence ATGAACAATGTAAAAATTAATAAAACAGTTGTTTTAGCTTATTCCGGTGGTTTAGATACATCAGTAATTATACCGTGGATTAAAGAAAATTATTCATTTGATGTTATAGCATTTGTTGCAAATATTGGACAATCTGCATGTGATTTAGATGGTATTGCAGAAAAAGCTATGCATTCTGGAGCAAAAGATTGTTACATTGTAGATTTACAGGAAAAATTTATTAAAGATTATATTTTTCCTGTATTGAGCACCGGTGCATTATATGAAGGACAGTATTTATTGGGAACAGCTATGGCTCGTCCAGTAATTGCCAAGGAACAAGTTAAGTTAGCATTACAAACAAACTCTATTGCTGTATGCCATGGAGCAACTGGAAAGGGTAATGATCAAGTAAGATTTGAGATGGCTTATGCTGCTTTAGCTCCTGAATTACAGGTATTATCTCCATGGAGAGAATGGAAATTTTCATCCCGAGAAGAGTTATTAATATATTTAAAAGAACGTAATATTAGTACCACTGCTACTAAAGAAAAAATATATAGTCGAGATGAAAATATTTGGCATATTTCTACAGAAGGAGGTATTTTAGAAGATCCATGGAATATAACTGATCAAAATTGTTGGGCTTGGACTACCGATCCTGTACATGCTATCAATCAACCTGAAAATATTACTATAGAATTTAAAAACGGTTATCCAATTTCATTAAATGAAGAAAAAATGAATTTAGTGCAATTATTAAATAACTTAAATTCTTATGGTTCGAAGCATGGTATTGGTCGAGTTGATATTATAGAAAATCGATTAATTGGAATTAAATCTAGAGGATGTTATGAAACACCAGGTGGAACTATTTTAGTTACTGCAATGCGAGCAATTGAGCAATTAGTTTTAGATCGTAATAGTTTGCATTGGAGAGAATTACTTGGGTTAAAAATGGCAAATATAGTATATGATGGATTATGGTTTACTCCTATTCGAAAGTCTGTACAATGTGCTGCTAGTACATTTTTTAATATGTTAAGCGGGAAGGTAGTATTACAATTATACAAAGGCAATGTTACTGTTTTAAGAAAATTTTCTGAAAATTCATTATATTCTCAAGAATTTGCGACTTTTGGCGAAGATACTGTATATAATCATCATGATGCTCAAGGATTTATTAATTTATTTTCATTGTCTTCAAAAATTCAATCTCGAAAAAAATAA
- the secE gene encoding preprotein translocase subunit SecE: MNIINFIKSLVLEIKSIQWAEKKDTAKITVVIIISSVILSFVLWVLDQVIFFIISFIINLRF; encoded by the coding sequence ATGAATATAATTAATTTTATAAAATCATTAGTATTAGAAATTAAATCAATTCAATGGGCTGAAAAAAAAGATACGGCAAAAATTACCGTTGTTATCATTATCTCAAGCGTCATACTTTCTTTTGTATTATGGGTACTAGATCAAGTAATATTTTTTATTATATCATTCATTATCAATTTAAGGTTTTAA
- a CDS encoding methylenetetrahydrofolate reductase — protein MNILNKYNDFLQQKKSDLSSDISFSFELFPPKDFHQKNNNFLSCINKLSLFNPTFISVTCTAKNNVCNDYTYNAIRNIPKKLNLNVAPHITCINKSEEELTSLAHRYWNDGIKSVIALRGDNFLNSNRKCYAYDLVVLLKQVANFDISVAAYPEGHPEAINKKIDLMHLKRKIDCGANRAITQFFFDVDKYLRFRDECVHIGIDVDIIPGILPITNFHQLKRFVSITNVNLPDWLINLFLHIHEQDVVVSQMIGLIICVQMIQRLCLEGVKSFHFYTLNHYESVYSLCSTLKKL, from the coding sequence ATGAATATTTTAAATAAGTATAATGATTTTTTACAACAAAAAAAATCTGATCTTTCATCAGATATTAGTTTTTCATTTGAATTGTTTCCACCGAAAGACTTTCATCAAAAAAATAATAATTTTTTATCTTGTATTAATAAATTGAGTTTATTTAATCCAACATTTATCTCAGTGACATGTACAGCTAAAAATAATGTTTGTAATGATTATACTTATAATGCTATTCGGAATATTCCGAAAAAATTAAATTTAAACGTTGCTCCACATATAACATGTATAAATAAAAGTGAGGAAGAATTAACAAGTCTTGCGCATCGTTATTGGAATGATGGTATTAAAAGTGTTATTGCATTGCGGGGAGATAATTTTCTTAATTCTAACAGAAAATGTTATGCATATGATTTAGTAGTTTTGCTCAAACAAGTTGCTAATTTTGATATTTCAGTTGCAGCATATCCTGAAGGTCATCCTGAAGCAATTAATAAAAAAATTGATTTAATGCATTTAAAAAGAAAAATTGATTGTGGAGCAAATAGAGCAATTACTCAGTTTTTTTTTGATGTTGATAAATATTTACGATTTAGGGATGAATGTGTTCATATTGGTATTGATGTAGATATTATACCAGGAATTTTACCCATTACCAATTTTCATCAACTAAAAAGGTTTGTTAGTATAACAAATGTTAATCTGCCAGATTGGTTGATTAATTTATTTTTACATATTCATGAACAGGATGTTGTTGTAAGTCAAATGATTGGATTAATTATTTGTGTTCAAATGATACAACGGTTATGCCTAGAAGGTGTAAAAAGCTTTCATTTTTATACTTTAAATCATTATGAATCTGTTTATTCTTTATGTTCTACTTTAAAAAAATTATGA
- the rplJ gene encoding 50S ribosomal protein L10, with protein sequence MALNLQQKKHIVSKINKIASVSLSAVLAKKKKITTNEITKLRKHSRIEEIEIHVVKNTLLKKSLKTTQFECLNKKISGPIIIGFSLHHPGSVAKLFTQFQKKNSNFKILTAAYNKKILTNTEIENLSKLPNLKEAIQKIITIIKFTTVGKLFSILLEIKKKNKIKTIIVK encoded by the coding sequence ATGGCATTAAATTTACAACAAAAAAAACACATTGTTAGTAAAATAAATAAAATTGCCAGTGTATCATTATCTGCAGTACTTGCTAAAAAAAAAAAAATAACCACAAATGAAATTACAAAACTAAGAAAACATAGTAGAATAGAAGAAATAGAAATTCATGTCGTAAAAAATACATTATTAAAAAAATCTTTAAAAACCACTCAATTTGAATGCTTAAATAAAAAGATCTCTGGACCTATTATTATTGGATTTTCATTACATCATCCAGGAAGTGTGGCAAAATTATTCACTCAATTTCAAAAAAAAAATAGCAATTTTAAAATTTTAACAGCGGCATATAATAAAAAAATTTTAACAAATACAGAAATCGAAAATTTATCAAAATTACCAAATTTAAAAGAAGCTATTCAAAAAATTATTACAATAATAAAATTTACAACAGTAGGAAAATTATTCTCTATATTATTAGAAATAAAAAAAAAAAATAAAATAAAAACTATTATAGTAAAATAA
- the nusG gene encoding transcription termination/antitermination protein NusG, whose translation MYDVKKKQWYVLQTFSGFENRIVKEIKKQILSSKIQHLFGEILVPGEKVVEITKGEKKNSEFKFFPGYILIHMYLNESSWTLIKKIPKVIGFIGGVTNRPTAIKTKEIKKIKNRISKLGDKPRPKVLFTIGESIRVKNGPFNGFNGIVEDVDYGKNRIKVSVSIFGRYTPVELNFEQIEKN comes from the coding sequence ATGTATGATGTTAAAAAAAAACAATGGTATGTGTTACAAACATTTTCGGGATTTGAAAACCGAATTGTAAAAGAAATCAAAAAACAAATTCTATCTAGTAAAATTCAACATCTCTTTGGAGAAATTTTGGTACCAGGAGAAAAAGTAGTTGAAATCACCAAAGGAGAAAAAAAAAATAGTGAATTTAAATTTTTTCCTGGATATATTTTAATACATATGTATCTCAATGAATCTAGTTGGACTTTGATCAAAAAAATACCTAAAGTAATTGGATTTATAGGTGGAGTAACAAATCGACCAACTGCAATAAAAACCAAAGAAATTAAAAAAATAAAAAATAGAATTAGCAAATTAGGAGATAAACCTAGACCAAAAGTATTATTTACAATTGGAGAATCTATTCGAGTAAAAAATGGTCCATTTAATGGTTTTAATGGTATTGTAGAAGATGTAGATTATGGGAAAAATAGAATTAAAGTATCCGTATCAATATTTGGAAGATATACTCCTGTAGAATTAAATTTCGAACAAATTGAAAAAAACTAA
- the rpoB gene encoding DNA-directed RNA polymerase subunit beta, with amino-acid sequence MVHSKTEKKRIRKDFGKYVTILHIPYLLSVQIDSYNTFIKKDKTEKKGLESVFKSIFPIKSYNNHSELQYVKYRVGKPIANSKDCQIKGSTYSASIRVTIRLIIYEPGITPKIVKNIKEQEVYMGEVPIMTNNGTFIINGTERVVVSQLHRSPGIFFDSDRGKTHSSGKTLYNARIIPYRGSWLDFEFDHKDNLFARIDRRRKIPATVILRALGYTNIDILNIFCKKSIYEFSHEKIYIKILNEQIYKTVITFNIIKNNIIYIKKGEFITDKHIEILKKNNITKSEVSIDTLIGKIVCQNYKSIKNKNIIITANTILTKENIKKIKEEKIPSIETIFTETTDHSPYISNTLRIDSTSDTTSALIEIYRIMRPGEPPTKEAAEYLFQNLFFSEERYDLSFIGRMKFNKSLHLKDNQKSTLLHKEDIIAILKKLINIRNGNGVIDDIDHLGNRRIRSIGEMIENQFRIGLIRVERTARERLSVGDLDTLMPQDVINSKPISAVVKEFFTSSQLSQFMDQNNPLSEITHKRRISALGLGGLTRERAGFEVRDVHPTHYGRICPIETPEGPNIGLINSLSIYAKINEYGFLETPYRMVKNGIATKKINYLSAAEESNHIIAQANTILDENGQFTQKLITCRYQGESTLFPPEKVNYMDVSAQQIVSVGAALIPFLEHDDANRALMGANMQRQAIPTMKAEKPLVGTGIERSVAVDSGVTIIAKRDGKIKYVDASSIVVQVQENQLQPEELGIDIYNLIKYTRSNQNTCINQIPCIQIGENVNKNNVLADGPATDLGELALGQNMRVAFMPWNGYNFEDSILISEKVIHRDQFTTIHIQELSCIARDTKLGPEEISADIPNISASSLSKLDDSGIIYIGAEITEGDILVGKVTPKNESQLTPEEKLLRAIFGEKASDVKDTSLRVPSGISGTVIDVQIFTRSGVEKDKRTIEIENMQIKKIKKDLTKEFKIFKYYLLKRIKTLLLKSGIKKDYLDSIKQEKWHKIHIKEKILNKQLLKLSKKYKKLKKEFEKKIDFKKKKITQGDDLAPGVLKMIKIYLAVKRQIQTGDKIAGRHGNKGVISKINPIEDMPYDKHGIPVDIVLNPLGVPSRMNIGQILETHLGMAAKGIGEKINSLLKQQQSIQNIRKFIQKVFNIGHNIRQKINFDNFSDEEILTLANNYKNGLPIATPVFDGANEQEIKELLQAGGIPSSGQIDLFDGKTGKKFERPVTVGYMYMLKLNHLVDDKMHARSTGSYSLITQQPLGGKAQFGGQRFGEMEVWALEAYGASYTLQEMLTVKSDDVIGRTRMYKNIVKGKYHMNPGMPESFNVLLREIRSLGINISLDDE; translated from the coding sequence ATAGTGCATTCTAAAACTGAAAAAAAAAGAATTCGAAAAGATTTTGGTAAATATGTAACAATTTTACATATTCCATACTTACTTTCCGTGCAGATTGACTCTTATAATACATTTATTAAAAAAGATAAAACAGAAAAAAAAGGACTAGAATCAGTTTTTAAATCTATTTTCCCAATAAAAAGTTATAACAATCATTCCGAATTACAATATGTTAAATATCGTGTTGGAAAACCAATCGCTAATTCCAAAGATTGCCAAATCAAAGGATCAACTTACTCAGCATCCATCAGAGTAACTATTAGATTAATTATTTATGAACCAGGAATCACACCTAAAATTGTCAAAAATATTAAAGAACAAGAAGTATATATGGGTGAAGTTCCTATTATGACAAACAATGGTACATTTATAATTAATGGAACAGAAAGAGTAGTAGTGTCACAATTACACCGAAGTCCAGGTATATTTTTTGACAGTGATCGAGGAAAAACACATTCTTCTGGAAAAACATTATATAATGCTAGAATTATACCATACAGAGGATCTTGGTTGGATTTTGAATTTGATCATAAAGATAATTTATTTGCAAGAATTGATCGACGTCGTAAAATTCCAGCAACAGTTATATTACGTGCATTAGGATACACAAACATAGATATATTAAATATATTTTGCAAAAAATCTATTTATGAATTTTCTCATGAAAAAATATATATAAAAATATTAAATGAACAAATTTATAAAACAGTTATAACATTTAATATTATTAAGAATAATATTATATATATTAAAAAAGGAGAATTTATTACTGATAAACACATAGAAATACTCAAAAAAAATAATATTACAAAATCTGAAGTATCAATTGATACATTAATCGGAAAAATTGTTTGTCAAAATTACAAAAGTATAAAAAATAAAAACATTATTATTACAGCTAATACAATACTCACAAAAGAAAATATTAAAAAAATTAAAGAAGAAAAAATACCTTCCATTGAAACAATATTTACAGAAACAACAGATCACAGTCCATATATTTCTAATACATTAAGAATAGACTCTACATCTGATACAACAAGTGCATTAATAGAAATATATCGTATTATGCGACCAGGAGAACCACCAACAAAAGAAGCAGCAGAATACTTATTTCAAAACTTATTCTTTTCAGAAGAACGATATGATTTATCTTTTATTGGAAGAATGAAATTTAATAAATCTTTACACCTCAAAGATAACCAAAAATCAACTTTACTACATAAAGAAGATATTATTGCCATTCTTAAAAAACTAATAAATATTCGAAATGGAAACGGTGTAATTGATGATATTGATCATTTGGGAAACCGAAGAATTCGATCAATTGGAGAAATGATAGAAAATCAATTTAGAATTGGGTTAATTAGAGTAGAAAGAACAGCTAGAGAAAGATTATCGGTAGGAGATTTAGATACTCTGATGCCTCAAGACGTTATCAATTCAAAACCAATATCTGCAGTTGTAAAAGAATTTTTTACATCAAGCCAATTATCACAATTCATGGATCAAAATAATCCATTATCAGAAATTACTCACAAAAGAAGAATATCTGCTTTAGGATTAGGAGGATTAACTCGAGAAAGAGCAGGATTTGAAGTACGAGATGTGCATCCAACTCATTACGGTCGTATTTGCCCAATTGAAACCCCAGAAGGACCAAACATTGGATTAATTAATTCTCTATCAATATATGCAAAAATCAATGAATATGGATTTTTAGAAACTCCATATCGTATGGTAAAGAATGGAATTGCAACTAAAAAAATAAATTATTTATCTGCCGCAGAAGAAAGCAATCATATTATTGCTCAAGCAAATACAATATTAGATGAAAACGGACAATTTACACAAAAACTCATTACTTGTAGGTATCAAGGTGAATCAACGTTGTTTCCTCCAGAAAAAGTAAATTATATGGATGTCTCAGCACAACAAATCGTATCTGTTGGTGCAGCACTAATTCCATTTTTAGAACACGATGATGCAAATCGTGCATTAATGGGAGCTAATATGCAAAGACAAGCTATACCAACTATGAAAGCAGAGAAACCATTAGTAGGAACTGGAATCGAAAGATCAGTAGCAGTAGATTCAGGAGTTACTATTATAGCAAAAAGAGATGGAAAAATAAAATACGTCGATGCTTCAAGTATTGTAGTACAAGTACAAGAAAATCAATTACAACCTGAAGAATTAGGAATCGACATATACAATCTTATAAAATATACTCGATCTAATCAAAACACCTGCATTAACCAAATACCATGCATTCAAATAGGAGAAAATGTTAATAAAAATAATGTACTTGCTGATGGACCTGCAACAGATTTAGGAGAACTAGCATTAGGACAAAATATGAGAGTTGCTTTTATGCCATGGAACGGATACAATTTTGAAGACTCAATTTTAATTTCAGAAAAGGTTATACACCGCGATCAATTTACAACCATCCATATTCAAGAACTATCTTGTATTGCTAGAGATACGAAACTTGGTCCAGAAGAAATTAGTGCTGATATTCCCAATATTAGTGCATCATCTTTATCAAAATTAGACGATTCTGGAATTATATATATTGGAGCAGAAATTACTGAAGGAGACATCCTAGTAGGAAAGGTAACACCAAAAAACGAAAGTCAATTAACTCCAGAAGAAAAATTATTACGAGCAATATTTGGAGAAAAAGCATCAGATGTAAAAGATACTTCCTTAAGAGTACCAAGTGGAATATCAGGAACAGTAATTGATGTACAAATATTTACAAGAAGTGGAGTAGAAAAAGATAAAAGAACAATAGAAATCGAAAATATGCAAATTAAAAAAATAAAAAAAGACTTAACTAAAGAATTTAAAATATTTAAATACTACTTATTAAAAAGAATTAAAACACTACTTTTAAAATCTGGGATAAAAAAAGACTATTTAGACTCTATAAAACAAGAAAAATGGCACAAAATTCATATTAAAGAAAAAATATTAAATAAACAACTATTAAAACTTTCAAAAAAATATAAAAAATTAAAAAAAGAATTTGAAAAAAAAATTGATTTTAAAAAGAAAAAAATTACTCAAGGAGACGATTTAGCTCCAGGAGTATTAAAAATGATAAAAATATATTTAGCAGTAAAAAGACAAATACAAACAGGGGATAAAATAGCAGGAAGGCATGGTAATAAAGGAGTAATTTCCAAAATTAACCCAATAGAAGATATGCCATATGATAAACATGGAATACCAGTAGATATCGTATTAAATCCTTTAGGAGTTCCATCAAGAATGAATATTGGGCAAATATTAGAAACACATTTAGGAATGGCAGCAAAAGGAATTGGAGAAAAAATTAATAGTCTATTAAAACAACAACAATCTATTCAAAATATAAGAAAATTTATACAAAAAGTATTTAATATTGGACACAATATTAGACAAAAAATTAATTTTGATAATTTTTCAGATGAAGAAATATTAACACTAGCAAATAATTATAAAAATGGATTACCAATTGCAACACCCGTATTTGACGGAGCAAATGAACAAGAAATCAAAGAATTACTACAAGCTGGAGGAATACCATCTTCTGGTCAAATTGATTTATTTGACGGCAAAACAGGGAAAAAATTTGAAAGACCAGTGACTGTAGGATACATGTACATGTTAAAATTAAACCACTTAGTTGATGATAAAATGCATGCTCGATCAACTGGTTCTTATAGTTTAATTACTCAACAACCACTAGGAGGGAAAGCTCAATTTGGTGGTCAACGATTTGGAGAAATGGAAGTATGGGCTCTAGAAGCATACGGAGCTTCATATACATTGCAAGAAATGCTAACTGTAAAATCAGATGATGTTATTGGTAGAACACGAATGTATAAAAATATCGTAAAAGGAAAATACCATATGAATCCAGGAATGCCAGAATCATTTAATGTACTTTTACGTGAAATTAGATCATTAGGAATTAATATTTCGCTTGATGATGAGTAA
- the rplA gene encoding 50S ribosomal protein L1 has product MTKYIKKKKNKNQTINIQKEYNFHQAINILRKNQNKKFIESVDIAINLNIDAKQSSQNIKGITILPHGIGKKMKIAVLTQGDNIQKAIKYGAYIAGGEEIINQLKDKKNNFNTIIASPDMMNLITKLGPILGPRGLLPNPKTGTVTNNIKETVKNFYQGHVRYKNEKNGIIHTTIGKINFSNEQLQKNLIAIIIDLNKLKPKNIKGDLIKKITLSTTMGVGIKTEINSIYENTKFI; this is encoded by the coding sequence ATGACCAAATATATAAAAAAAAAAAAAAATAAAAATCAAACAATTAATATCCAAAAAGAATATAACTTTCATCAAGCTATAAATATTTTAAGAAAAAACCAAAATAAAAAATTTATAGAAAGTGTAGATATAGCAATAAATTTAAATATTGATGCAAAACAATCAAGTCAAAATATAAAAGGAATTACAATACTTCCTCATGGAATTGGAAAAAAAATGAAAATTGCTGTACTGACTCAAGGTGATAATATTCAAAAAGCAATAAAATATGGAGCTTATATTGCGGGAGGAGAAGAAATAATCAACCAATTGAAAGATAAAAAAAATAATTTCAATACTATTATTGCATCTCCAGACATGATGAATCTCATAACAAAGTTAGGACCGATTTTAGGACCTAGAGGATTGTTGCCAAATCCAAAAACAGGAACAGTTACTAATAATATAAAAGAAACAGTGAAAAACTTTTATCAAGGTCATGTTCGATATAAAAACGAAAAAAATGGTATTATACATACAACTATCGGAAAAATAAACTTTTCTAACGAACAATTACAAAAAAATCTTATTGCCATTATCATAGATCTCAATAAACTAAAACCAAAAAATATAAAAGGTGATTTGATAAAAAAAATTACATTATCAACAACTATGGGTGTAGGTATAAAAACAGAAATCAACAGTATATATGAAAATACAAAATTTATATAA
- the rplL gene encoding 50S ribosomal protein L7/L12, with protein MEITKEQIIQKISEMSVMDIIDLISSMEKKFGVSAIPNVQQNHTQQEEKKEEKTEFDIILKSIGKNKISVIKAVRSTMGLGLKESKDLVESAPTTLKEKINKKEAELLKNTLEKAGATIEMK; from the coding sequence ATGGAAATCACAAAAGAACAAATAATACAAAAAATTTCTGAAATGTCTGTTATGGATATTATCGATCTTATTTCAAGTATGGAAAAAAAATTTGGAGTATCTGCAATACCAAACGTACAACAAAATCATACTCAACAAGAAGAAAAAAAAGAAGAAAAAACTGAATTCGATATCATTTTAAAAAGTATTGGGAAAAATAAAATTTCAGTCATTAAAGCAGTACGTAGCACAATGGGTTTAGGTCTAAAAGAATCAAAAGATCTTGTTGAATCTGCACCAACTACTTTAAAAGAAAAAATTAACAAAAAAGAAGCTGAATTATTAAAAAATACTTTAGAAAAAGCAGGTGCTACAATTGAAATGAAATAA
- the rplK gene encoding 50S ribosomal protein L11 has translation MTKKIQSYIKLQISAGMANPSPPIGPALGQKGVNIMNFCKEFNQKTSSFEKGIPIPVIITVYTDRSFTFITKTPPASFLLKKYSKIEKGSSTTKKNIVGKISQLQITEIAKIKAEDMTGSNIEKIKKSIQGTAKSMGLEIED, from the coding sequence ATGACTAAAAAAATACAATCCTACATTAAATTACAAATTTCTGCAGGGATGGCTAATCCTAGTCCACCAATTGGACCTGCTCTCGGACAAAAAGGAGTAAATATTATGAATTTTTGTAAAGAATTTAATCAAAAAACTTCCTCCTTCGAAAAAGGCATACCAATTCCTGTTATAATTACAGTTTATACTGATCGATCCTTTACATTTATTACTAAAACACCTCCTGCATCTTTTCTATTAAAAAAATACTCTAAAATAGAAAAAGGTTCAAGTACAACAAAAAAAAATATAGTTGGAAAAATTAGTCAATTGCAAATAACAGAAATTGCCAAAATAAAAGCAGAAGATATGACAGGATCTAATATAGAAAAAATAAAAAAATCCATTCAAGGTACCGCAAAATCTATGGGTTTAGAAATCGAGGATTAA
- the argH gene encoding argininosuccinate lyase, giving the protein MNSDNPKLWGGRFFKKSHPLFQRFNNSLSIDYRLAKYDILGSIAWSKSLLECRVLTVKEQKSIEDALYVLLKKVSSKPDIMLNSQCEDIHSWVEYKLINMIGTLGKKLHTGRSRNDQVATSLKLWCKDSIYNLILYLQKIQYTFILQAEISFKYIMPGYTHLQRAQPITFSFWCLAYFEMFKRDEERLTNLLSRINISPLGSGALSGTFCAIDRDKLATYMGFGDSTYNSLDAVSDRDYVIELLSIASISMMHLSRFAEDLIFFNSNEANFIELSDYVTSGSSLMPQKKNPDALELIRGKTGRVYGSLISMLVLLKGLPLSYNKDMQEDKEILFGSIEIWENSLNIAELVLQTIRINSQHCLKIAKHGYSNATELTDYLVKKGMSFRESHHVVGKIVLEAIDKKSFLEDLSIEVFQKYTPLFQDDVYEKLSLLSCINSKTSKGGVSFHQVLSSIKNIKNKLHENIFS; this is encoded by the coding sequence ATGAATTCTGATAATCCAAAGTTATGGGGGGGGAGATTTTTTAAAAAATCTCATCCGTTGTTTCAGAGATTTAATAATTCTTTGTCTATTGACTATCGTTTAGCAAAATATGATATTCTAGGTTCTATTGCATGGTCAAAATCTCTTTTAGAATGTCGTGTTTTGACAGTAAAAGAACAAAAAAGTATTGAAGATGCATTATATGTTTTACTGAAAAAAGTTTCTAGCAAACCTGATATAATGTTAAATAGTCAGTGTGAAGATATACATAGTTGGGTGGAATATAAATTAATTAATATGATTGGTACATTAGGGAAAAAATTGCATACCGGTCGTAGTAGAAATGATCAAGTTGCTACTAGTTTAAAACTATGGTGTAAAGATTCTATATATAATTTAATTTTATACTTGCAAAAGATACAGTATACGTTTATTTTACAAGCAGAAATTTCTTTTAAATATATTATGCCTGGTTATACTCATTTGCAAAGAGCACAACCAATTACATTTTCATTTTGGTGCTTGGCATATTTTGAAATGTTTAAAAGAGATGAGGAACGATTAACAAATTTATTATCTCGAATCAATATTAGTCCATTAGGATCTGGAGCATTGTCAGGTACTTTTTGTGCGATTGATCGTGACAAATTAGCTACTTATATGGGATTTGGTGATTCTACATATAATAGTTTAGATGCTGTTTCTGATCGTGATTATGTGATTGAATTGTTATCTATTGCCTCAATTAGTATGATGCATTTGTCAAGATTTGCAGAGGATTTAATTTTTTTTAATTCTAATGAAGCAAATTTTATAGAATTGTCTGATTATGTTACTTCTGGTTCTTCTTTAATGCCACAAAAAAAAAATCCAGATGCATTAGAATTAATTCGAGGGAAAACAGGAAGAGTGTATGGTTCTTTAATTAGTATGCTTGTTTTATTAAAAGGTTTACCGTTATCTTATAATAAAGATATGCAGGAAGATAAAGAAATTTTATTTGGATCAATTGAGATTTGGGAAAATTCTTTGAATATTGCAGAATTAGTTTTACAAACTATACGAATTAATTCACAACATTGTTTAAAAATTGCAAAACATGGTTATTCAAATGCAACAGAATTAACAGATTATTTAGTAAAGAAAGGTATGTCATTTAGGGAATCACATCACGTTGTTGGTAAAATAGTACTAGAAGCAATAGATAAAAAATCATTTTTAGAAGATTTATCTATTGAAGTTTTTCAAAAATACACTCCTTTATTTCAAGATGATGTATATGAAAAATTAAGTTTACTTTCTTGTATTAATAGTAAAACTTCTAAGGGAGGTGTATCATTTCATCAAGTATTGTCATCTATTAAGAATATTAAAAATAAATTACATGAAAATATTTTTTCATAA